A region from the Sphingomonas sp. S2-65 genome encodes:
- a CDS encoding acyl carrier protein: MTDRAEIFETVTAQIEPFNKKGVALSDGTSFAGDLEWDSLTVMDFVAAIEDEFDIIITMNMQAEIENVGQLVDAVQKLKG, translated from the coding sequence ATGACCGACCGTGCAGAAATCTTCGAAACCGTCACCGCCCAAATCGAGCCGTTCAACAAGAAGGGCGTGGCGCTGAGCGATGGCACCAGTTTCGCCGGCGACCTCGAATGGGACAGCCTCACCGTCATGGATTTCGTGGCGGCCATCGAGGACGAATTCGACATCATCATCACGATGAACATGCAGGCTGAGATCGAGAATGTCGGCCAATTGGTCGACGCAGTCCAGAAGCTGAAGGGCTGA
- a CDS encoding ATP-binding protein, whose protein sequence is MTDAVMATDTEQRLRDTNWRLKLLGALALLGIVVLGALIFLQYRTEAQRDEAIRLQQHTFEVIVRTNQLSGGISAAEAALGRYVVSADKALGQQYVDQWGRAGEQLLRLRQLTGDNPDQQARIRALQQAFAARGQELNDTALYSTFKRHNDAWGSYYRVRQSPARTRLESLLAQVVDSERILLRDRTAAADDLLQSATYASRILTAFGVLIVLGAILLGWLAIEAQGDKVAADAEAHAERERAVELEDAVAAATEQLRQEAREREQAEAQLRQIQKMEAVGQLTGGIAHDFNNMLAVVLGGLEMAKRQLHGSAPEARRHIENAMDGASRAAALTRRLLAFSRSEPLLPEAVEAGALIAGMSDLLDRTLGDTIAVETRDLSDGWRVFVDKHQLENAVLNLAVNARDAMNGRGRLTIITGKADHAVGTSGERVAGEFVTLTVQDSGCGMAADVMERVFEPFFTTKPVGKGTGLGLSQIFGFVRQSGGEITLVSQEGQGTTVTLSLPRHFGAVAAAVEVAVAQVANAERAYDILVVEDDPRVLNATVGALEELGHRVTACQDPLQAPGAVDGMAGLDLILSDVLMPTQTGPEMVAALGERIRGVAVLFVTGFAGEVDAEIFAGRSVLRKPFTMAGLARAVDEAVELEAGRGDRVAAE, encoded by the coding sequence ATGACGGATGCCGTGATGGCCACCGATACCGAGCAGAGGCTCCGGGACACCAACTGGCGGCTCAAGCTGCTGGGTGCCCTTGCGCTGTTGGGGATTGTCGTGCTCGGCGCGCTGATCTTTCTGCAGTACCGGACGGAGGCGCAGCGCGACGAGGCCATCCGCCTGCAGCAGCACACCTTCGAAGTGATCGTCCGGACCAACCAGCTGTCCGGCGGCATATCCGCAGCCGAGGCTGCGCTGGGCCGTTATGTGGTGAGCGCGGATAAGGCGCTTGGGCAGCAATATGTCGATCAATGGGGGCGTGCCGGCGAGCAATTGCTGCGTCTCCGCCAGCTCACCGGCGACAATCCCGATCAGCAGGCGCGGATCCGCGCGTTGCAGCAAGCCTTCGCCGCGCGCGGCCAGGAACTGAACGACACCGCCCTCTACTCGACCTTCAAGCGCCACAACGACGCTTGGGGCAGTTATTACCGCGTGCGGCAGAGCCCGGCGCGTACCCGGCTGGAATCGCTGCTGGCGCAAGTGGTCGATTCTGAACGCATCCTTTTGCGCGACCGTACCGCGGCAGCGGATGATCTGCTGCAGAGCGCGACCTATGCCTCGCGTATCCTGACGGCCTTTGGCGTTTTGATCGTGCTGGGCGCCATCCTGCTGGGCTGGCTCGCGATCGAGGCGCAAGGCGACAAGGTGGCTGCCGACGCGGAAGCGCATGCCGAGCGCGAGCGTGCCGTCGAGTTGGAGGACGCCGTCGCGGCAGCAACCGAACAGTTGCGTCAGGAAGCACGTGAGCGTGAGCAGGCCGAAGCCCAGCTTCGCCAGATCCAGAAGATGGAAGCGGTCGGACAATTGACCGGCGGCATCGCGCACGACTTCAACAACATGCTGGCCGTCGTCCTGGGCGGGCTGGAGATGGCGAAGCGCCAGTTGCACGGGTCCGCGCCCGAAGCGCGGCGGCACATCGAAAACGCCATGGACGGCGCGAGCCGAGCCGCAGCGCTGACGCGTCGTTTGCTGGCGTTTTCTCGCTCGGAGCCGCTGCTGCCCGAGGCAGTGGAAGCCGGCGCGCTGATCGCCGGCATGTCCGACCTGCTGGACCGCACGCTTGGCGATACGATCGCAGTGGAGACGCGGGACCTGAGCGACGGCTGGCGGGTGTTCGTCGACAAGCACCAGCTTGAAAATGCCGTCCTCAACCTAGCGGTGAATGCCCGCGACGCGATGAACGGCCGCGGGCGGCTGACCATCATCACCGGCAAGGCGGATCACGCGGTCGGGACGAGCGGCGAGCGGGTGGCGGGAGAGTTCGTCACGCTGACGGTGCAGGACAGCGGCTGCGGCATGGCGGCGGACGTGATGGAGCGGGTGTTCGAGCCATTCTTCACCACCAAGCCGGTCGGCAAGGGCACTGGCCTGGGCCTGAGCCAGATCTTCGGCTTCGTGCGGCAGTCCGGGGGTGAGATCACGCTCGTCTCGCAGGAAGGGCAGGGCACGACGGTCACGCTCTCCCTGCCGCGGCACTTCGGGGCGGTGGCGGCAGCGGTCGAGGTAGCGGTGGCGCAGGTGGCGAATGCCGAGCGGGCTTATGACATCCTGGTGGTGGAAGACGATCCGCGTGTGTTGAACGCCACCGTGGGCGCGCTGGAGGAGCTGGGGCACCGCGTGACCGCGTGTCAGGATCCGCTGCAGGCGCCGGGGGCGGTGGACGGAATGGCGGGGCTGGACCTGATTTTGTCCGACGTGCTGATGCCGACGCAGACCGGGCCGGAGATGGTGGCGGCGCTGGGCGAGCGGATCAGGGGGGTGGCGGTGCTGTTCGTCACCGGGTTTGCCGGAGAGGTGGATGCAGAGATATTCGCAGGGCGTTCGGTGCTGAGAAAACCGTTCACGATGGCGGGTTTAGCACGCGCCGTGGACGAGGCGGTGGAGCTGGAGGCGGGGCGGGGGGACCGGGTGGCGGCGGAGTAG
- a CDS encoding winged helix-turn-helix transcriptional regulator codes for MSETLQTAGTDPASIAPRFTCGLDATLKIISGKWKPLILYFLLRGPTRYGELKRAVRDVSDKVLIQQLKELEADGVLRRNDYKEVPPRVDYTLTQLGQSLAQALEPLCSWGTENMADMQKIFDQRDSRVRENHV; via the coding sequence ATGTCCGAAACGCTCCAAACCGCTGGCACCGATCCCGCTTCCATCGCACCTCGTTTCACTTGCGGTCTCGACGCGACGCTCAAGATCATCTCGGGCAAGTGGAAGCCGCTGATCCTGTATTTCCTGCTGCGTGGGCCGACCCGCTATGGCGAGCTCAAGCGCGCCGTGCGCGACGTCAGCGACAAGGTGCTGATCCAGCAGTTGAAGGAACTCGAAGCCGACGGCGTGTTACGCAGGAACGACTATAAGGAGGTGCCGCCTCGGGTCGACTATACGCTGACCCAGCTCGGCCAAAGCCTTGCCCAGGCGCTCGAGCCCTTATGCTCCTGGGGGACCGAGAACATGGCGGACATGCAGAAGATCTTCGATCAGCGCGACAGCCGAGTGCGCGAAAACCACGTGTAG
- a CDS encoding GNAT family N-acetyltransferase has translation MFVRTQRLTLRPGWPEDAPDLARAIGHEAVCRNLRRVPWPYGEDAAAQFVAEFRDPLDPKFLVFEHAGAQVRLIGAAAVQRIGDSHELGYWLTPSAWGRGYATEAAGAALRAARARGIRRVLSGHFVDNPASGRVLRKLGFKPLGQTIQLYAPARGGEAPCARYALDLDGDSGGDCDADPEARMAA, from the coding sequence ATGTTCGTGCGTACGCAAAGACTGACGCTGCGGCCCGGCTGGCCGGAGGATGCCCCCGATCTCGCCCGCGCGATCGGCCACGAAGCCGTGTGCCGCAACCTGCGCCGCGTGCCCTGGCCCTATGGCGAGGATGCCGCCGCGCAGTTCGTCGCCGAGTTCCGCGACCCCCTCGACCCCAAATTCCTCGTCTTCGAGCATGCCGGCGCGCAGGTCCGCCTGATCGGGGCCGCCGCGGTCCAGCGGATCGGCGATTCGCACGAGCTCGGCTATTGGCTCACCCCCAGCGCCTGGGGCCGCGGCTATGCCACCGAAGCCGCCGGCGCCGCCCTGCGCGCCGCCCGCGCCCGCGGCATCCGCCGCGTCCTGTCGGGCCATTTCGTCGACAATCCCGCCTCGGGCAGGGTGCTGCGCAAGCTCGGCTTCAAGCCCCTCGGCCAGACCATCCAGCTCTACGCGCCCGCGCGCGGCGGCGAGGCGCCCTGCGCCCGCTATGCGCTGGACCTGGACGGCGACTCCGGCGGAGACTGCGACGCGGACCCGGAAGCGCGCATGGCTGCCTGA
- a CDS encoding protein kinase domain-containing protein translates to MKASDLSKVLGADPSDMVGNLLKATQAHQFERDILEHCFGNRMDRVVTALDFGNESVIHEGITDFLFFLVFELAEGDLRRRVSKRAEFDLLWIISALHEYCVGVSQLHRGEVFHNDIKPANALVFAGETQKIADLGRATTPLMSVAHDGGQCVGDRRFAPPEQIYALDSAIRADARFGFYRAGDLYNLGSLAHYLLTGTSVTDEIITRLKPEHRPLSSSGGWSDTVSLVLPYWQSAFADLLQEARAIADESWDEMAIEEFNFVVSLIAELCEPKWRERGDRRFIGKPNQYDLARYITRLDLARTKVIISKSKNAG, encoded by the coding sequence TTGAAGGCTTCCGATCTCAGCAAAGTCTTGGGCGCTGATCCAAGTGACATGGTTGGAAACCTTCTGAAAGCTACACAAGCACATCAGTTCGAGCGGGACATTCTAGAACACTGCTTCGGAAACAGAATGGATAGAGTAGTAACAGCACTAGATTTTGGAAATGAGAGCGTAATCCACGAAGGTATAACCGATTTTCTGTTTTTTTTGGTTTTCGAACTTGCGGAAGGAGATCTTAGAAGGCGAGTTTCTAAGCGAGCAGAATTTGATCTTCTATGGATTATTTCAGCGCTTCATGAGTATTGTGTAGGAGTATCACAGCTGCACCGTGGGGAAGTTTTCCACAACGATATCAAGCCCGCAAATGCGCTTGTCTTCGCGGGTGAAACTCAGAAGATCGCTGACCTAGGTCGGGCCACAACTCCCCTGATGAGTGTAGCACATGATGGCGGCCAATGCGTTGGCGATCGACGGTTCGCGCCTCCTGAGCAAATATATGCTCTCGACAGCGCGATAAGGGCTGACGCCAGGTTTGGCTTCTACCGAGCAGGGGACCTCTACAATTTAGGCAGCCTAGCGCATTACCTTCTTACCGGCACGAGCGTGACCGATGAGATTATTACTAGGCTGAAACCTGAACATCGGCCGCTATCTTCAAGCGGCGGCTGGAGCGATACCGTTTCCCTTGTACTTCCGTATTGGCAAAGTGCCTTCGCCGATCTTTTGCAAGAGGCGCGTGCTATCGCTGACGAGTCATGGGACGAGATGGCGATCGAGGAATTCAATTTCGTCGTGTCGTTGATTGCGGAACTCTGCGAACCAAAATGGCGCGAGCGAGGTGACAGGCGCTTTATCGGAAAGCCTAATCAGTACGACTTAGCTCGATATATCACGCGTTTGGACCTTGCTCGCACTAAGGTCATCATCAGCAAGAGCAAAAATGCAGGTTAA
- a CDS encoding SDR family NAD(P)-dependent oxidoreductase — protein sequence MNRLEGKTAIITGGGTGIGLASAKRFIEEGAFVYLFGRRQEKLAAAVATLGGNARAVAGSVTDAADLDRLFDTVKQERGTLDILFANAGTGALVPLTEITPEHYDETFDINVKGTIFTVQKGLKLMGEGGSVILTGSTTGVMGTPAFSIYSASKAAVRNLARSWAQDLRGTGIRVNVLSPGPTLTELAAEVVGRDAMIEMGATTPIGHVGDPSEVAAAAAFLASSDSSFMTGSELFTDGGLAQI from the coding sequence ATGAACCGACTGGAAGGCAAGACCGCGATCATCACCGGCGGCGGAACGGGTATCGGGCTGGCTTCGGCGAAGCGCTTCATCGAGGAAGGCGCGTTCGTCTACCTCTTTGGCCGCAGGCAGGAGAAACTGGCCGCCGCAGTGGCCACACTGGGTGGGAATGCCCGCGCGGTGGCGGGATCCGTCACCGATGCGGCCGACCTCGACCGGTTGTTCGACACGGTGAAGCAAGAGCGCGGGACGCTGGATATCCTGTTCGCCAATGCCGGAACCGGCGCGCTGGTGCCGCTCACCGAGATCACCCCCGAGCATTATGACGAAACCTTCGACATCAATGTGAAGGGCACGATCTTCACCGTGCAGAAGGGCCTGAAGCTGATGGGCGAGGGTGGTTCGGTCATCCTCACTGGATCGACCACCGGTGTGATGGGAACGCCCGCGTTCAGCATCTACAGCGCGTCGAAGGCCGCGGTTCGCAACCTGGCGCGCAGCTGGGCGCAGGACCTGCGCGGAACGGGTATTCGCGTCAACGTTTTGTCGCCTGGACCAACGCTGACCGAGCTGGCGGCCGAAGTGGTGGGTCGCGACGCGATGATCGAGATGGGAGCCACGACGCCGATCGGGCATGTCGGCGATCCGTCGGAAGTGGCGGCCGCCGCCGCGTTCCTCGCATCGTCGGACAGCAGCTTCATGACCGGCAGCGAGCTGTTCACCGACGGGGGTCTCGCCCAGATCTGA
- a CDS encoding metal-dependent hydrolase, giving the protein MAKAKTPADLAITPRDRRFGRGVERARWWLNGDPVATAFYNALSVTFPKGEGFFIDSVRKFRAGTPPRLEAEINAFIKQEVIHTREHVAFNRHVTDQGYDIRPLEADVDAQLALTKDRPPIGSLAATLCLEHFTAILAHALLADPRHLEGAEPEAAAMWRWHAIEEIEHKGVAFDTWMHATKDWSRWQRWRIKSFVMLITTWRFFDGRRRGILELLRQDGLTGPRIWAKLAWYAFGNPGLARKVAGQWFAFFLPGFHPWNHDDRALINKADSDYAAAVMA; this is encoded by the coding sequence ATGGCGAAAGCAAAGACTCCCGCCGACCTGGCGATCACGCCACGCGACCGGCGCTTCGGCCGCGGCGTGGAGCGTGCGCGCTGGTGGCTGAACGGCGACCCCGTCGCCACCGCGTTCTACAACGCGCTGTCGGTCACCTTCCCCAAGGGCGAGGGCTTCTTCATCGACAGCGTGCGGAAGTTCCGCGCGGGCACCCCGCCGCGGCTGGAGGCCGAGATCAACGCCTTCATCAAGCAGGAAGTGATCCACACCCGCGAGCATGTGGCGTTCAACCGCCATGTCACCGACCAGGGCTATGACATCCGCCCGCTGGAGGCCGATGTCGACGCGCAGCTGGCGCTGACCAAGGACCGCCCGCCGATCGGCAGCCTGGCCGCGACCCTGTGCCTGGAGCATTTCACGGCGATCCTGGCGCACGCGCTGCTCGCCGACCCGCGCCACCTGGAAGGCGCCGAGCCCGAGGCGGCGGCGATGTGGCGCTGGCACGCGATCGAGGAGATCGAGCATAAGGGCGTGGCGTTCGACACCTGGATGCACGCCACCAAGGACTGGAGCCGATGGCAGCGCTGGCGGATCAAGTCGTTCGTGATGCTGATCACCACCTGGCGCTTCTTCGACGGCCGCCGCCGTGGCATCCTGGAGCTGTTGCGCCAGGACGGGCTCACCGGCCCGCGGATATGGGCGAAGCTGGCCTGGTACGCGTTCGGCAATCCGGGGCTGGCGCGCAAGGTTGCGGGCCAATGGTTCGCCTTCTTCCTGCCGGGCTTCCACCCGTGGAATCATGACGACCGGGCACTGATCAACAAGGCCGATAGCGACTATGCGGCTGCCGTGATGGCGTGA
- a CDS encoding GGDEF domain-containing protein, producing the protein MSMRIYEASAVIFPKSLHLRLFALCFLATHIPLLSFILLHALAGRFQLWETLLLTGATVVGAVLAIGGIWALLAPVRSAAQALADLEQGRMPTLPSVRNRDIGAELLAGINRAAYATERRTITLDAAAHRDVLTGTYNRRGLLARMEDHVGSEGTLALLDLDYFKQVNDALGHAAGDRVLRDFAARISAETRKQDLLARWGGEEFAIFFPGTVEAQATAVLERVSRAMVSSPLAMLDTGPVTFSAGTAQLGAETLEEALSRADRALYAAKQYGRNQIVSATERPSGA; encoded by the coding sequence ATGTCGATGCGGATTTACGAAGCAAGCGCAGTCATTTTTCCCAAGAGCCTGCATCTGCGCCTGTTCGCCTTGTGCTTCCTCGCCACGCACATCCCGTTGCTGTCCTTCATCCTCCTCCACGCGCTCGCCGGCCGGTTCCAGCTCTGGGAAACCCTGCTGCTCACCGGCGCGACGGTGGTCGGGGCGGTGCTCGCGATCGGCGGCATCTGGGCCTTGCTGGCGCCGGTGCGCAGCGCGGCGCAGGCGCTGGCGGATCTCGAACAGGGCCGAATGCCCACGCTCCCCAGCGTCCGCAACCGGGACATCGGCGCCGAACTGCTCGCCGGCATCAACCGCGCCGCTTATGCCACCGAACGGCGCACCATCACGCTGGACGCCGCGGCGCATCGCGACGTGCTCACCGGCACCTATAACCGGCGCGGCCTGCTGGCCCGCATGGAGGATCACGTCGGGAGCGAAGGGACGCTCGCGCTGCTCGACCTCGACTATTTCAAGCAGGTCAACGATGCGCTCGGCCACGCTGCCGGGGACCGGGTGCTGCGCGATTTCGCCGCCCGCATTTCCGCCGAGACCCGCAAGCAGGACCTTCTCGCCCGCTGGGGCGGCGAGGAATTCGCCATCTTCTTCCCCGGCACGGTCGAGGCGCAGGCGACGGCCGTGCTGGAGCGCGTGTCGCGCGCAATGGTGAGTTCGCCGCTGGCGATGCTGGACACCGGCCCGGTGACCTTTTCGGCGGGCACTGCCCAGCTCGGCGCGGAAACGCTGGAAGAGGCACTGTCGCGCGCCGACCGGGCGCTCTATGCCGCCAAGCAATACGGCCGCAACCAGATCGTCAGCGCCACGGAGCGGCCGTCCGGCGCCTGA
- a CDS encoding sensor histidine kinase: protein MPSEMPQAHVWAPEHLQLAVTAAGVALWAWNVDDDGFTMDERGFALWGLPWRDKVTFEELSANIHPADRDRVRAAFAATRAVLGSYETDFRILVGEEVRWVAARGKGEDVGMVGRTMFGIFLDVTARKHAEEGNELLAGEMSHRVKNLLSIASGLTAITSRSSDSTQEMARELIERLSALGRAHDLVRPLPNGQGGDALLGDLLSVLLAPYDDLGAFSGRVRVAVERLGVGAGAATSLAMVIHELATNSMKYGALSVPTGTLDVSSVADPEQVVLSWVERGGPSVEAPEKLAGFGSDLVQRSVRGQLGGQIEHDWSCDGLIVTLRLSRARIAM, encoded by the coding sequence ATGCCGTCTGAAATGCCCCAGGCGCATGTCTGGGCGCCTGAACACCTCCAACTTGCAGTCACGGCGGCGGGCGTCGCTTTGTGGGCGTGGAACGTCGACGACGATGGGTTCACGATGGACGAACGCGGCTTCGCGCTGTGGGGGCTGCCGTGGCGCGACAAGGTGACGTTCGAGGAACTGTCCGCGAACATCCACCCGGCCGACCGCGACCGGGTGCGCGCGGCGTTCGCGGCGACGCGGGCGGTGCTGGGCAGCTATGAAACCGACTTCCGCATCCTGGTCGGCGAGGAAGTGCGCTGGGTCGCGGCGCGCGGGAAGGGCGAGGATGTCGGCATGGTCGGGCGGACGATGTTCGGGATCTTCCTGGACGTGACTGCGCGCAAGCATGCCGAGGAAGGCAATGAGCTGCTGGCCGGCGAGATGAGCCACCGGGTGAAGAACCTGTTGTCGATCGCGTCGGGGCTGACCGCGATCACCTCGCGATCGTCGGACAGCACGCAGGAGATGGCGCGCGAGCTGATCGAGCGGCTGAGCGCGCTCGGCAGGGCGCACGACCTGGTGCGGCCGCTGCCCAACGGGCAGGGCGGCGACGCGCTGCTGGGCGACCTGTTGTCGGTGCTGCTGGCGCCTTATGACGATCTGGGCGCGTTCAGCGGGCGGGTGCGGGTGGCGGTGGAGCGGCTGGGGGTCGGCGCGGGTGCCGCGACCAGCCTGGCGATGGTGATCCACGAGCTGGCGACCAACTCGATGAAATATGGCGCGCTGTCGGTGCCCACCGGCACGCTCGACGTGTCCAGCGTGGCCGATCCGGAGCAGGTGGTGCTGAGCTGGGTCGAGCGGGGTGGCCCGTCGGTGGAGGCGCCGGAGAAGCTGGCCGGTTTCGGCAGCGACCTGGTCCAGCGCAGCGTGCGCGGGCAGCTGGGCGGGCAGATCGAGCATGACTGGTCGTGCGACGGGCTGATCGTCACGCTGCGGCTGAGCCGGGCGCGGATCGCCATGTAG
- the rplU gene encoding 50S ribosomal protein L21, which yields MFAIVRTGGKQYRVAAGDKIVVEKLDGEAGSTITLGDILLAGEGGDFKSVDGLTVSAEIVAQAKAEKVIVFKKRRRHNYRRKNGHRQNHTILKITAIG from the coding sequence ATGTTCGCTATCGTGCGCACGGGCGGCAAGCAGTATCGCGTTGCCGCAGGAGACAAGATCGTCGTCGAGAAGCTCGATGGCGAAGCCGGCTCGACCATCACGCTCGGGGATATCCTCCTCGCGGGCGAAGGTGGCGACTTCAAGTCGGTCGACGGCCTGACCGTCTCCGCAGAGATCGTCGCACAGGCGAAGGCCGAGAAGGTCATCGTCTTCAAGAAGCGTCGTCGCCACAATTATCGCCGCAAGAATGGCCATCGTCAGAATCACACGATTCTGAAGATCACGGCCATCGGCTGA
- a CDS encoding TetR family transcriptional regulator has translation MSITPRRRLSPEESRDAALEAARALLLASGPQAVTLKAVSAAIGRTHANLLHHFGSAAGLQKALAACIAERVTAKIGAAVVRARAETHDPREVVDLTFDAFDTEGAGALASWMILNGNQDALDPILEAIHNLVDHIAEGQDLAAISLHEETLQLVLMALGDALLGSAMARALGLSRDTARQMATRRLTYSMQRKI, from the coding sequence ATGTCAATAACACCGCGCCGGCGGCTTTCTCCCGAAGAATCGCGCGACGCCGCGCTTGAGGCTGCCCGCGCGCTGTTGCTGGCGTCCGGCCCGCAGGCGGTGACGCTCAAGGCGGTGTCCGCCGCGATCGGGCGGACGCATGCCAATCTGCTCCACCATTTCGGGTCGGCGGCGGGGCTGCAAAAGGCGCTGGCGGCGTGCATTGCGGAGCGGGTGACGGCCAAGATCGGCGCGGCGGTGGTGCGCGCGCGGGCGGAAACGCATGATCCGCGCGAGGTGGTCGACCTCACCTTCGACGCCTTCGATACCGAGGGGGCCGGGGCGCTGGCCAGCTGGATGATCTTGAACGGCAACCAGGACGCGCTCGATCCGATCCTCGAGGCGATCCACAATCTGGTCGATCACATCGCCGAAGGGCAGGATTTGGCCGCGATTTCGCTGCATGAAGAGACTTTGCAGCTCGTTTTGATGGCATTGGGCGACGCTTTGCTCGGTTCTGCGATGGCGCGCGCCCTTGGCTTGAGCCGCGACACCGCGCGTCAAATGGCAACGCGACGCCTAACCTATTCGATGCAAAGGAAAATCTGA
- the spt gene encoding serine palmitoyltransferase → MTDAIDTPEKLPENPAQVAPERDLMSKFDGLIAEREALLDSGVTDPFAIVMEQVTSPTQAVIKGRDTILLGTYNYMGMTFDPDVIAAGHSALDAFGSGTNGSRMLNGTFQDHMEVEQALRDFYGVSGAIVFSTGYMANLGMISTLAGKGEYVILDADSHASIYDGCKQGNAEIVRFRHNDVNDLDKRLGRLPAEAGKLVVLEGVYSMLGDIAPLKEMVAVAKKHGCMVLVDEAHSMGFFGPNGRGVYEDQGLDDQVDFVVGTFSKSVGTVGGFCISSHPKFEAIRLACRPYIFTASLPPSVVATAAASIRKLMTAHDKRARLWDNARRVHGGLKEMGFRLGTEAPESAIVAVILEDQEQAVVMWQALLDNGLYVNMARPPATPAGTFLLRCSLCAEHTPEQIERVLGMFRAAGQSVGVIG, encoded by the coding sequence GTGACCGACGCGATCGATACGCCCGAGAAGCTGCCCGAGAACCCGGCCCAGGTCGCTCCCGAGCGCGACCTGATGAGCAAGTTCGACGGGCTCATCGCCGAGCGCGAGGCGCTGCTGGACAGCGGCGTGACCGATCCCTTCGCAATCGTGATGGAGCAGGTGACGTCGCCGACGCAGGCGGTGATCAAGGGCAGGGACACGATCCTGCTCGGTACCTACAATTACATGGGCATGACGTTTGATCCGGACGTGATCGCCGCCGGGCACAGCGCGCTCGACGCGTTCGGCTCGGGCACCAACGGCAGCCGCATGCTCAACGGCACCTTCCAGGATCATATGGAAGTCGAGCAGGCGTTGCGCGACTTCTACGGCGTTTCGGGCGCGATCGTGTTCTCGACCGGCTACATGGCCAATCTCGGCATGATCTCGACGCTGGCCGGCAAGGGCGAGTACGTCATCCTCGACGCCGACAGCCACGCCTCGATCTATGACGGCTGCAAGCAGGGCAATGCCGAGATCGTCCGGTTTCGCCATAACGACGTGAACGACCTCGACAAACGCCTCGGCCGTCTGCCCGCGGAAGCCGGTAAGCTGGTGGTGCTGGAAGGCGTCTATTCGATGCTGGGCGACATCGCGCCGCTCAAGGAGATGGTCGCCGTCGCCAAGAAGCATGGCTGCATGGTGCTAGTCGACGAGGCGCATTCAATGGGCTTCTTCGGTCCCAATGGCCGCGGCGTGTATGAGGATCAGGGCCTCGATGATCAGGTCGACTTCGTGGTCGGCACCTTTTCCAAATCCGTAGGTACTGTCGGCGGCTTCTGCATTTCGAGCCACCCGAAGTTCGAGGCGATCCGCCTGGCCTGCCGCCCGTATATCTTCACTGCCTCCCTCCCGCCGTCAGTGGTCGCGACCGCGGCGGCCTCGATCCGCAAGCTGATGACCGCGCATGACAAGCGCGCCCGGCTCTGGGACAATGCGCGGCGAGTGCATGGCGGGCTCAAGGAAATGGGCTTTCGCCTCGGCACCGAGGCACCGGAAAGCGCCATCGTTGCAGTGATCCTGGAAGATCAGGAGCAGGCGGTGGTGATGTGGCAGGCACTGCTCGACAACGGCTTGTACGTGAACATGGCTCGCCCCCCGGCGACGCCTGCCGGTACGTTCCTGCTGCGCTGTTCGCTATGCGCGGAGCACACCCCCGAGCAGATCGAGCGCGTGCTTGGCATGTTCCGAGCCGCAGGGCAGTCGGTCGGTGTGATCGGCTAA
- the rpmA gene encoding 50S ribosomal protein L27 — protein MAHKKAGGSSRNGRDSAGRRLGVKKFGSEAVVAGNIIVRQRGTKIYPGVNVGMGKDHTLYALTDGRVSFKQGRLGRKFCSVDMIAEAAE, from the coding sequence ATGGCACATAAAAAGGCAGGCGGCTCGTCCCGCAACGGTCGCGACTCTGCAGGCCGCCGTCTCGGCGTGAAGAAGTTCGGCAGCGAAGCCGTCGTCGCGGGCAACATCATCGTGCGCCAGCGCGGCACCAAGATCTATCCAGGCGTCAATGTCGGCATGGGCAAGGATCACACCTTGTACGCGCTTACCGACGGCCGCGTATCCTTCAAGCAGGGCCGTCTCGGCCGCAAATTCTGCTCGGTGGATATGATTGCGGAAGCCGCCGAATAA
- the hspQ gene encoding heat shock protein HspQ: protein MPRTPVLSSPLEALVPMPPVSSARFAIGDVVRHRLFDFRGVIFDVDPVFANSDEWYDSIPEDVRPAKDQPFYHLLAENADSSYIAYVSQQNLVVDDSDEPVDHPAIAGLFDGRAGGRYTLKPEHRH from the coding sequence ATGCCGCGTACCCCCGTTCTGTCGTCCCCCCTTGAAGCTCTGGTGCCCATGCCTCCCGTCTCCTCGGCGCGGTTCGCGATCGGCGACGTGGTGCGGCACCGCCTGTTCGATTTCCGCGGCGTGATCTTCGACGTCGATCCGGTCTTCGCCAATTCCGACGAGTGGTACGATTCGATCCCCGAGGATGTCCGCCCGGCCAAGGACCAGCCTTTCTACCATCTGCTCGCCGAGAATGCCGACTCGAGCTACATCGCGTATGTCAGCCAGCAGAACCTGGTGGTCGACGACAGCGACGAGCCGGTCGATCATCCCGCCATCGCCGGGCTGTTCGACGGCCGCGCCGGCGGGCGCTACACGCTGAAGCCCGAACACCGCCATTAA